TTGGATAATGCCGGAATCACCGTCTCGACTAAAAGCTCTTGTTTGCGTGATGAAAGCGATTCCTATGTGGTTAAAGCTTTAGGCGGAGACAGGAAACGCGCGAAGACTTCAGTCCGTTTTTCTCTCGGTCGAGACACGCGGAAAGCCGATCTTGATCAGACAGCGAAAATTCTAAAAAATCTCTTGCAATCGTAGTGGGGTTGCTCTATTATTGTATTAAATTAAATTCCCTCTTATTTTAATTAGTTTACTCCCCACTACTAACTACCAACTACTTACTAATCTATGGAACATCTAACCAAACACCAACTCATCCTCGTTGCCCTCCTCGTCAGCTTCGTCACCTCAATTGCCACCGGCATTGTGACGGTTTCTTTGGTGAACCAGGCTCCGCCGGCAGTCACGCAGACCATCAATAGGGTCGTTGAACGCACCATTGAAAAAATCGTTCCGGCGACCTCTCAGGGCGCTGCAGTCGTGACTAAGGAAACTGTCGTCGTAAAACAGGAAGACTTGACTATTCAAGCCGTTGAGAAAAATTCTAAGGGTATTGTGAGAATTTTCGGCCAGCCAATCGCTCCCCAAGGTGTACCTGAGAACTCAGGCATCATTTCGGCCCAAGAAATTCCAGCTAATATTTTTGTCGGAGTTGGCGCAGTTATTTCCAAAGACGGCGTGGTAATCATCGACCGCAAGGCCTTGAGCAAGGCGAGCGCGCTTGTCGGGGTTTTTGCCGGCGGCAAGTCTGCGCCACTTAAATTTTTAGGCGTTGATAACAATGGTCAAGTCGCGGTTCTCCAGATTGATAAAGGTGATAGCGTACTTAGCGCCGAACTGCCCCAATTTATTCCGGTGGTTCTGGGTGACTCGGACAGTTTGAAACTCGGCCAATCATTAATTGCAGTCGGCGGCCAAGACCGCAACAATGTCGCCTTGGGTATCGCTTCCAGCTTAATTACGAAAGATGAAGCTCCAGCTCCAACAGCCAATCAAATTCTTGCTAAGGATGTTGTTGCGCACGTAGTCTCAATCGAAACCGACATCAGTTCGCGAGGCGTCGCTTCAGGAGGGGTTCTTCTAAATCTTTCCGGAGAGGTCGTGGGTCTTAATCTTGGTGATGGGATAGGCAGTACCGGTGGCAGTGTTTACACCGCGATAAATTTGGCCAAAAAACAAGCCGATTCCGTCCTCTCTGGGTTAAACGCTAAAACCCGCTAATTTAGGTTTGATCCCGTTAGAGATAGGCTATCAAGAGATAACCGTCATCGTGTCAAAGTACCTGTCGGGCCAGTTTAG
The genomic region above belongs to Candidatus Paceibacterota bacterium and contains:
- a CDS encoding S1C family serine protease encodes the protein MEHLTKHQLILVALLVSFVTSIATGIVTVSLVNQAPPAVTQTINRVVERTIEKIVPATSQGAAVVTKETVVVKQEDLTIQAVEKNSKGIVRIFGQPIAPQGVPENSGIISAQEIPANIFVGVGAVISKDGVVIIDRKALSKASALVGVFAGGKSAPLKFLGVDNNGQVAVLQIDKGDSVLSAELPQFIPVVLGDSDSLKLGQSLIAVGGQDRNNVALGIASSLITKDEAPAPTANQILAKDVVAHVVSIETDISSRGVASGGVLLNLSGEVVGLNLGDGIGSTGGSVYTAINLAKKQADSVLSGLNAKTR